The Thermodesulfobacteriota bacterium region TCCTTAATATTTTTCATAGAAATTCATTACACCCAGCTTAATATATAAACATTAATAACAAAATGGGTTCCCCAATTATAATCGGGCTCAATGTTAAAATTAAGCCCTGATGTGTTTATCGGCTAATTCGAAAGGAAAGAAAGTCGAATAATAAAAAATAGAAACCGCCTGAGACTTTGAAATAATGAGTAATTAAAAACGGAATCCTCTACTTTTTTACAGACTGGGTCAGATTGGAAATTTTTCGCCCAATAATATCTGATTCATAAAATTCTTTTAACTTGTTGATCTGGTCTAATAAGCTTAAAAATCCTTTTCCGAATTCGGTGAATTTATATTCAACTCTGGGCGGAATCTCAGGGTAGGAATTTTTTTCCAAGATTTTGTATCTTACCATCTTCGATAATCTTTCATTCAGGACATTTGTAGTGAGTCCATCCACACTCCTAACCATGGCTCCGGGCCTGTTAACACCATTTTTGATCAATTGCAAGGTTTGTATTGACCACTTACAACCTATGATGTCTTCAACGATCCTGAATACCTCTGAATTTAT contains the following coding sequences:
- a CDS encoding helix-turn-helix domain-containing protein — translated: MAKLHSEKTINSEVFRIVEDIIGCKWSIQTLQLIKNGVNRPGAMVRSVDGLTTNVLNERLSKMVRYKILEKNSYPEIPPRVEYKFTEFGKGFLSLLDQINKLKEFYESDIIGRKISNLTQSVKK